CGCATCTCACGTGGCATCGGGTCCGGCAGGACGGCCGCACCATCGGGGTCATCCGGTTCAACACCTGGATGCCGGTGCTGAGTTCCCTGTTCGACGCGGCCATCGATTCGCTCCGGACGGCGGACGCCATCGTGCTCGACGTGCGTGGCAACCTGGGCGGCGTGGGCGGGATGTCCATGGGCGTGGCCGGTCACTTCGTGGACACGGTGCTCGCACTGGGCACCATGCATCAGCGAGGGGTGACGCTGCGCATGGTGACCAATCCGCGGCGCGTGGACACCCGGGCGCAGCCGGTGCGACCCTTTGCCGGTCCCCTGGCAATCGTGGTGGACGAACTGTCCGCCAGCACCACGGAGATCTTCGCGGGCGGGCTGCAGGCGCTGGGCCGGGCCACGGTCTTCGGGTCGCAGACCGCGGGACAGGCCCTGCCCTCGGTCCCGGAGCGACTGCCCAATGGGGATATCCTGTATCACGCCATCGCCGACTTCATCGGTGCCAGCGGTCGCCCGGTGGAGGGCGATGGGGTTCGCCCCGATCATGTGACGCCACCCACAGTTCGGGCGTTGGTTGAAGGGCAGGATCCGGCGCTGCAGGCCGCGCTGATCTGGGCGGCCCGTCAGACCGGGCGCCCGCCCGTTCCCTGAACCGCCCTGAACCGCATGAACGTCGGCGTGAAGCGCATGTCGGTTCCTGTGCCTCGTCACCGGTTGTCACGTCATCTCTGCTGGAGCATCCCCTGATGCGGATTCCCATGCGCCGTTTCCGTGGCGCGTCCTCGCTGCCGAACGTGGCGCGTACCCTGGCCGCGGCGTTCGTCGTGACCGTCGCGTGGCCTGCCCTGCTGCCGGCCCAACCGCTTCCGTCGGCGGCCGATCTCATCGCCCGGCACATCACGGCCATCGGCGGCGGCGAGGCGTTCAAATCGCTCACCTCCATCCGTCAGGTCGGCGTGATGGAGATGCCGTCGATGGGCTTGTCCGCGCAGGCCGAGAACATCTCGGCCGCGCCGAACAAGATGGCCATGAAAGCCAGCATCGCCGGGGTCGGCGAGATCGTGTCCGGCACGAATGGCGAAGTGGCCTGGCAACTGAACCCGCTGCAGGGGCCGCGTCTGCTGGAAGCGCAGGAGCTGACCGATGCCCGGGAAGCCGCGGATTTTTACGGCAATCTGCTGTTCGCGGCCGATCGATTCTCCAAGATGGAGACCGTGGGCGTCACCGACTTTGCCGGCGAGAAGGCGTATCGGGTGAAGCTCACGCGCAAGGCGACGGGCAAGGAAAGCACGCAGTACTTCTCGACCACCAGCGGCTTGCTCATCGGCTCCGAAGCCACGCAGGAATCGGCCATGGGTTCGACGACCATGACGATGGTGCTCACGGATTACAAGGATTTTGGCGGGCGCAAGTTCCCCACCCGGAGCGAGGCCATGGTGGGGCCCAACAAGATCGTGCTGACCATCCGCGACGTGTCAGTGAACGATGTGCCGGACGCGGCCTTCGCCGTGCCCGATGCCGTGAAGTCGCTCATCAGGAAGTAACAGACCGTCGAATAGAGACCGGCTGGAGACGGGCGCGGCGACCACGATGCGTCGCGCCCGCGACGGTGTTACATCGCGGGACTTCAGCAGGACACCGGCGCGACTTCCCGGGAGGATTTGTTGACTTCCGTGGTCACGATCCGAGATTGTGCGGATGTGCCCCGCACGCCGCCCGCGCTCTGTGATTTCGCGCACATTCATCGACTCGCCTCCCCGCGATCGTTCCGCGTGCGATCGTTCCGCACGCGGCGCGGCTATACGCTCGTGGAGTTGCTGGTCGTGATGACGATCATCGGCATCGGCGCCACCTTGGCCACGGTGGCCTGGTGGCCGCGCGGCCGCGGCGAGGATCGTGACGACGCCCGCGCCGCGGTGCGTTCGGCCGGGGACGTGGTGAGTCTGGGGCGAAGACTGGCGGCCGCCCGTGGCGAGCGACTGCTCGTGCACATGAACGACGCGGGACGTTGGACGGTGCGCAGTCGACGCGCCTCCACCACACAGGACGCCGCGGCGGTCGTGCTGGCGGACGGACAGATCGTGGGTACACCGGATACGGAACACGCGACGGCGTGGCCGCGCGCCTTCACACTGGAGATCGACCCACTGGGCACCTGCCTTCCCGTCGACGCGACGGCACGTGATGCCCCCTTCGATCCCACGCGATGCCGGTGGCTGGATGACACAGCCGGAATGCGCCCATGACGCTGCTCGAAGCGTTGCTCGCGACGGTGATTCTGGCCGTGGTCGCCGTGGCCTGCCTCGAAGGCACTCATGGTGCCGCCGACCTCCAGCATCGTGCCGCAGCCGTGAACGCCGCGTTGTCCCGTGCGGAGTCGGCATTGGAACAGGCACGGGAGCCCTTCGCGCCACCCGTGAGCGGGGTTCATGCAGAAGGCGGCGCCCAGGTGCATCGCATGGGGTACACGCGGTTCCCCGATGCCCGCGTGGAACGGGTGAGCGTGGAAGTGCGGGATGCCGACGGACGCCTGGTGCGTCTCACCCGTCTGGTGGAGCAACGCCCGGGGACGGTGCGATGAATCGCCGGTCGGGTTTCACCTTGCTGGAGGTGGCGATTGCGCTCTCACTCACGGCCATGGCCGCGGGGGTCGCCGCCGGTGCACTCTGGGCGGCGCGGCGCACCAGTGAAGTGCAATCCCGTTTCGCCACGGAGGAGGCCACCGGGATGCGCTGGCGCGCCCTGTTGACGGATATGCTGCGTCATGCGCCGTCGGCCGAACGCGTGAACGAACCGCTGCTCACTCTGCGCGAGACGGAATACGGACCCGAACTCCGCTTTCTTTCGCAGGGGGTGGTGGAGCCCTTCGGCACAGGGGCCATCTGGGCCGTCGTGGTGCGTGAGGACAGGCTCGGCGTGTTGCTGGAAGCAGAACCATTGGGGATCCCGTCAGCGACGATGCCCGACGGGACACACACACCCGCGCTGCTGGCCCGTGTCCCCGCTTCCGGTGCGCTGCAGATCGAACTGCTGGAAGCGGCGGTGGGTGGCGCCGGTGTCCGCAACGGTGTGGACAACAACGCACGCTGGCGCACCGACTGGCCCCTGGCGCAGATGCGGCCATCGGCCATCACCATCCGGTGGCAGGATCGTCGGACGGGTGATCCTGTCGTCGATCGTGCGGCCTCGCCTTTTGTGCTGCATCTGGATGCGTTCGTGGGCGCAGGTGTGGATCGGTGACAAATCCATGACGAGGTCCATCCCCCGCACACGACGCGGCACGGCGCTGCTGGCCACGCTGTTTGCCGTCACTCTGTTGGCCACCGTGACGGCCATGGCCAGTCGTGGAGCACGCAGCACGGCATCGTTGACGGCCAACCGTCGCGCGCAGACGGTGGCACGCCTGATGGCGGAGAGCGGCGTCATCGCCGCACGGGCGCACATCGAATCGCTCCTGCGGCATGCCGGTGATCCCGACGCTTTGCAGGAAAACGTCGACAGCGATTTCGATCGTCTGCTCACCGCGGTATCGACCTCCAACGCGCCCGTGATCGCCGATTCGCTCGACGATGGTGCATTTGCCGCCACGGTCGTGAACGCCAGCGCGCGTCTCGATATCAACACCGCCGGCCGCGAGGGATTGGAAACACTCTTCCGTACGGTCCTGGACGCCGGCACGGCGCAGCGCATCGCATCGCGTCTCGACGCCCGGGTGCGCGGAAACGATCGTGGTGAGGCCGTACGGCACCCCTTCGAATCGCTCGACGAAGTGGAGGCCTTCCTCGGCAACGATGCGCGCTGGCTTGCGCCGGTGGCCGAACAGCTCACGGTGGATGGTGACGGCACGATCGACCGGCGACATGCGCCCAGGTCGGTGCTCGCCGCGGCCGCCGGCTCCCTCAGCGATCGACCCACACGGCTCGTGATCGTTGCGCGAGGCTGGCAGCGCGATGCGTTGCTGTCGCGCGAGATCCAGGCGGTCTTTGCCGTGCAGGGCACCGAACTGCGCCTCGTCCGCTGGCGGGAGATGAGCCGATGAGCCGCCGCGCGGTCCTCGTCCTCGAATCGCATCGGGTGCAGGTGGTGCACGATGCCGGTGCACGATCCACACATGAAGTGTCTTGGAACCCCGACGCCCCCGCCGATATCGTCGAGGCGGTGCGTGATATCCTGACCCAATCGGGAGGTGTGCCGCGGGAACTGACGCTGATCGTGGGTCTCGGGTTCCTTGAACCGGTGCGTCACGACCTGCCATCGGTGCCGGCGTCCGTGCGGCATCGGATGCTGCGGGCCGATCGCGATCGGTTTTTCGTGTGTGAGGGTGATGTCGCCACCGCGCTGGACGGTGACTGGGCCTGTGCCACGGACGCCGCGCGCCTGCGTCGCTGGTGGGACGCATTCGAACGGATCGCGCCCATTCATGCGGTGCTGGCATTGCCCAGCGCCGTGCGAATGGCGGGACTTGTCGGCACCTGGCGGACGGAGGCAGGTCGCGACGAAGGCGGGTTGGTCGTCGTGGATGGCAACGGGCTGGCGGAGATTCGCCGGAGCCGTTTGGCGTCGACTCACCCGGCATCGACCGGAGGTCATCGTGCAGCCCGCGCTGCGGATGCGCTCCCTGCTCCACTCGATGTGCAGGCCCTGGCGCGCATCATTGCCGGCCGTTCGAACATCCCCGCGGCCGATCAGCTGCTCGACACCACGCTCGGCTTGCGACTCGAACGTCGTGAACGTCGTCGCCTCTGGCGTTCGGCGCTGCTCGCCGCCGTCGCGCTGCTGGCACTGGGCTGGGCCGCGAATCAGCGGCAGACACGCACACTGATCGCGCTGGAGGCCGAGCAGGCACGATTGGAAACCGCCGGAGCACCGCCGCGCGCCGCGCAGCAGCGTCTGTTCAGAGCGCTCGACGAACGACGTATCCTCGACGCCTCCGCGCGGGCTGCCCACGCCGCCGATGCCCCCATGGCCGTGCTGGCCAGGCTTGGCACGCTCATTCCCGCGGACGCGTTTGTTCAGCGACTCGAGTGGGATGGCACGCGCTGGCGCATCGACGGCAGTGCCATCAATGCCTCCCGTCTCGTGCCATTGCTCGACGCGGACTCCGTGATCGACGATGTGCAATCGTTGGCACCGAGCACACGGTTTCTCGATGCGGGGCGGGCGAGGAGTTCGTTCGCCATCGGATTTCGTGTGGCGGGAGATGCGACGAGTAACGTGAGCGGAAGCGCCGCGCCATGAAGCGTACCGTCATGAATCGTCCCGTCGCGGCGGGAGACCGGCGGGTCATCACCGGTGCCCTGACCGTGCTGCTGTTGGCGATACTCCTGAGTTATGGCGTTGTGCCGGCCGTTCGCCAGTGGCGCGAACGGGCGCAGCATATCGACAACGCGCGGGAACGCATCGCCGCACTCCGCGGTCTGCTTGAACAGGCGCCGGCACTCGACTCCGCGGCGACTCACGAAGAGCGGTTGTTGGCGGGCAGCCCACGACGCGCGCTCCATGCCGCATCGCCGGCACTGGCAGCCAACGCCCTGCAGGCCCTGCTGCAGGATGCCGGCGAAGGCGCGGGCATGGTGGTCACGCGCGTGGATGTCTCGTCGGTTCTCGACAGCACCGGCGCCACGGGAGGCACGCTGGCCGCCTATGGTGACATTCGTGGTGTGGCCACGTTGTTGCACACGCTGACCATGGGGCCGCGGGTGGTGTTGCCGACATCGCTGACGGTGCAGCAGAACAGTGCCCTGCGCGGAGCACCGGATGTCGTGCAGGTGGTGGTGGGTGTGAAAGCGCCGGTGGTGATCGACTGATGCGCCGCCTGCTCCCCACTCTTCTCGATACGTTGGCAGCCGTGTTCGTGATCGTGGCACTGCTGTTGGCGGTGCTGCCTCTTTCCACAGAAGTTCCGGCCGCGCATCACGAGTTGCCCCGCGAGTCTGCCATCGCCACCCCTGCGGCACTCACCCGTACGAACAATGCCGACGATCAACCCACACGCATCGTCGCCGCCAATCTCTTCAGTGCATCGCGCCGCGCGCCGCGCACGGCCTTCGTAGCTCCCGGCCAGGACTACGGTGCGCCGGCATCCTTTGTTGGCGACACGGATGCGACCGCGGAGTCGACCAGCGCGCCCGAGGTGGTCCTGGAAGGGATCGTGACACATGAAGGGCGTGCGCTGGCGCTGATCCGCGTCGCTTCCTCTTCCTCCTCTGGCGAGGAGCCTGCCACCGAATCATCCCCCTCGTCCCCGCGCCTGCTCGGTGTCGGCGAGCGGATAGGCAATTTTCGTGTACGTACCATCGGCAGTGATCACGTCGTGCTGACGTCAGGCAGCGGGGTCCGCACCCTGCGACTGCATCGGCCACTCTCATCCGACTCCAGCGCCCAGCGCCCGTGATGCATCTTTCCCGCGTGCATGTCAGACCGATCGTCGCCGCGTTGGTCGTGATCAGCGCCGCTGCCGGTCTCCCCCGCTCGCTCGCGGCGCAACGCGCCACGAATGACTCCGCAACCAACGCGCGACGCGGAGGGCCGGGCAACTCGCTCGACTTCGCCAACGCGCGACTGGCCGATGTCATTCGTACGCTGGCGACGATGCTGGGGCGTACGGTGATTCTGAGTGAGATCCCCGATGTCCGGCTCACGCTGGCCACGCCGTCCGCCGTGAGCACCGCGGAACTCGAACGGGTATTGGAGTCGGTATTGGAAGCGCATGGTCTCATGCTGGTGCCGAGTGGTTCGGTGGCGCAGGTCGTGCCGAACGACAAGGCTCCCATGACGGGCGCACTGCGCACGGGATTCGTCTTCCCCGATCCACCGCCGCTCGGACTCGTGTCACAGCTGGTGCCGCTGCAATCCATCCGCGCCGACGAGGGAGCCGACGCGCTCCGCGCAGTGCTGGCCAAGGGTGCACGCGTGGAAATCGTGGCCCGATCCAATGCTCTGCTCATCGTCGATCGCGGCGCCAACATGGTGCGCTATCTCGATCTGCTGCGCACCCTCGACGGCACACCCAGTGGCGAGGCTGGTCTTCGCACGTATGTCGTGAATCTCAAGTACGCCGCGGCCGACGAGATGGCATCGGCCATCGGTTCCCTGTTCGGCGTGCAGGTGGCGAATGCGGCCGGCACCTCGCTCGCCGACCGTTCCCTCTCACGCGCGCTCGACACCTTCCGCAATCGCGAACAGGACACCTTCCGTGCCCGCGCCCTGACGGGCAACACCGGTGCGGGGAATCCCCCCTCCGCGTCGGGTGGCGCCACCGCCGCACGTGACTCGGCGGCAGGCCTGCTCGTGGGCCGGACCACCGTGGTGGCGAACGTGCCCACCAATTCTCTCGTGATCCGGACGGCGCCTCCCAACTTCCCCATGTTGCGGGAAACCATCGACGCGCTCGACACCCGTCCCACGCAGGTGCTGTTCGAAGTGACGATCGCCGAGATCGTGCTGGGGCGGGGGTTCGAATTCGGCATCGACTGGGCCGCCGTGAACCGGGGCGGCGATGTGCAGGCACAGTTCGGCAATCCGGAGATTCCCGATACCGGGTCCACGTCGGCACTGCTGCGGGTCGTGCGTCTCGATGGCACCGGTGTGCGGGCCCTGCTGCGCACGATCGCCTCGAAGAGCGAAGTGCAGGTGCTGTCCACGCCGGAGATCATGGCAGCCAACAACCGCGAAGCCTCGATTCTCGTGGGCAGCAAAGTGCCGTTCATCTCGTCCACCCGCCTTGGCAACGACATCTCCATCGACCGGGCCGTGCAGTACCAGGATGTGGGGACGAAGCTGTCCATCATCCCCACCATCAACGACGACGGTTACATCAGCGTGCAATTGCTGCAGGAAGTGAGTTCGCTCACCCCGCAGACCGTCGCCGCCGCTCTCAGTGCGCCGGTGATCTCCACGCGCGAAGCGAGCACCCGCGCGGTCCTGCGTGACGGGCAGACCGCCGTCATCGCCGGTCTGATCGGCGAATCGCGGCAGACGCTCGATCAGGGACTGCCGGTGCTCAAGGACATCCCCTTCCTCGGCGCCCTCTTCAAGCGGCAATCCACCACGCGTCAGCGCACGGAGCTGGCGATCTTCGTCACGCCCTATGTCGTGCGCTCCGATGCGGACGCCGACTCCGTGCGGGAACGCGTCCGTGAGCGCATGGAACGCCGGTCGCCGGGTGCGCTCGACGATACTCCAGTGACCCGTCGGCCACCGCCGCGCTGATGGTGGACGTTCCGGTGTCCGAAGCGCGGGACCTGCGTGTGGCGGCCGGTGGCCCGCTGGCGCATCGGTTTCCCGTGCGATGGCTGGATGAACATGCCGTGCTGCCCATCGACCTGCAGCAGGGCCGCGCGCGTGTGGCCGCCACGGGCGCTCTGCCGACGACGGTGCGGGACGCACTCGAGCGACGGCTCGAAGCCGATGTCGATCTCGTGATACACGACGCGACGGAGATCCGCGCGGCACTGCTCGCCGCGCCGCGGGTTTCCGACACGTCGAACGAGACGCTGCCGGAGCCAGACGCGGCAGAGGATCTGCGCGCCATGGCGAGTCGCGAACCCGTCGTGCAGGTGGTGAATGCGCTGTTTGCCGAAGCGGCGCGCGCGGGTGCGAGCGACCTGCATCTCGAAAGCACCGCCGACGGATTGCGCGTGCGCATGCGGCTCGACGGTGTGCTGCACGACATGCAGCGTCTGGGACCCGAGTTCCGGGCCGCGGTGATCTCGCGTCTCAAAGTGCTGGCCGAGCTGGACATCGCCGAGCGACGTCTGCCGCAGGACGGACGCCTGCGCATCCGCGCGGGTGAACAGTTTCTCGACGTGCGGGTGTCCACCCTGCCCGCGCTGCACGGCGAGAGTGTGGTCCTGCGTCTGCTCGACGGCGGTGATGACGGAGGGAGTGAAAGTGGTGCGCCCCGCTCGCTGGAAAGCCTCGGCCTGCACGAGAGTATTCTCACGCCCTGGCGTGCATTGGTGAGCCGTCAGACGGGTCTGTTGCTCGTGTCGGGCCCCACCGGTTCGGGCAAGACCACCACATTGCACGCCTCGCTGCGCGAGCGCAGCACGGCGGATGTGAAAGTCGTGTCGGTGGAAGACCCGGTGGAATACCGCCTCGAAGGGGTGGTGCAGTTGCCGACGAACACCCGCGGCGGGTTCGGATTCGCGCAGGCGCTGAGAGCCATCCTCAGGCACGACCCCGACGTGATCCTCGTGGGAGAGATGCGCGATGCGGAGACCGCGGAGATCGCCGTGCGGGCCGCGCTCACCGGCCATCTGGTTCTGAGCACGGTGCATACCACCGATGCCGTCGGCGCGGTCGTGCGCCTGCTGGACATGGGCATTCCGCCCTACCTGCTCGCCGGCACGTTGCAGGGCGTGCTGGCGCAACGACTGGTCCGCCGCACCTGTTCCGCATGCGGACAGTGGCGCGCCGCACGCGACGACGAACAGCGGGCGTTCACGTCGGTGCCGTTCACGTCGGTGCCGTTGGCGCGGATCCGTGAAGGCGTGGGCTGTGCACACTGCGCGCGCTCGGGATTCCGGGGCCGCCTGGCCATCGCCGAACTGCTGGTGGTGTCCGACGCCATGCGCGACGCCATGGCTCACGGCGCCGGCCTGCGTGCTCTGCGTGATCTCGCACGCGATGCCGGCACCCGTTCCCTGTTCGAGGACGGACATCGCGCGGTGGTGGAGGGGATGACCACGCCGTCCGAGATATTGCGCGTGACGGGTCCCACATCGCGCGCGGGAGCCATCCCGCTGGACGACGCGTGAGTCCGTCACATCGATGGCACTATCGCGCGGCCCATGCGGACGGACGCGAAGTGACCGGTGAGTTGTCGGCGTCCACGGCGCAGGATGCGTTGACACAACTCCGCACGGCGTCTCTGTGGGTGATCCATCTCGAACCGCACGACGACACTGCCCGCTCGGATCCCTCATCGGGGTTGTCGGCGGCGTCGCTCGACACGCGGGAGCACTCGCGTACACTCTGGACGCCGTCGTCATGGTGGGCACGCCTCAGTGGGCAACAGGCCGAGTCCCTGGCGGTCCTCGTGCGAGGCATCGCCACCCTGCTCTCGGCGGGCGTTCCCATCGACAAGACGCTCCAGCACGCGTCCACCACCGCTCCCGAGCCGTGGCGTGCGCCCTTGAGCCGTGTACGCAACGCCGTGCGTGACGGACAGCCCCTGTCGGCGGCGTGCAGTGCGGAAGCGGCGCTCCCCCCGATGATGGGCCCGACCATCGCGGCCGCCGAGGCCACCGGAACCCTGCCGACCGCCTTCGTATCGCTGGCGGACTATCTCGAGCGCAACGCCGATTTGCAGGGACGTATCCGCGCGGCGCTGACCTATCCGGTGTTGCTGGCACTCTCGTCGGCGATGGCCACGCTCGTCATCGTGTTCGTGGTGGTGCCACGATTCTCCGCCCTGCTGGTCGACGCCGGCGCGGATCTGCCGTTCAGCACCCGTCTGCTGGTGGGTGTGAGTGCGATCCTGAGTCGCTGGTGGTGGCTCTGGCTGGGCGCGATCGTGAGCGCGCCCGTACTGTTTCGGCAGTGGGTGCGATCACCGGAAGGGCGGCGGCGGTGGCACACCTGGCGGTTCGGTATGCCCGTGTGGGGCAACGCGGAGTGGCATCTCGACAGCGCCCGGTATCTGCGAACGCTGGCACTCGCACTCACCTCGGGGGTCAGCGTGTTGCGCGCGATGGCGTTGGCCCGCCACACGGTGGAGAACGGGGCGTTCGCGGAACGACTGGAGCCCGTGGAAGCGCGCGTGCGTGATGGGCGCCCGCTCGGGGAAGCCATGGGTGACCTGTTGCCGGCGTTGCCCCGTCAGCTACTGGAGGCCGGCGAGGCGGCCGGCGCGCTGGCCCCCCTGGCTGAACGCGCCGCCGCGGCAGCGGAAACCGAAGCGCAGCGCACGATCGCCCGTGTGGTCACACTGATCGAACCCCTGCTGATTCTCGGACTTGGCGGGCTCGTCGGTTTTGTCGCACTCGCGCTGCTGCAGGCCATCTACGGGTTGAACGCCGGCGGACTCCCATAGCGCGTCGTGAGCGCACGATGTGACGGCATCGGCCACGCCCGTCGCTGCCAGGCGAGGGATATCGCGGTATTTACGCACTGTGTGTGTGATCTCACATTGTGATCATACGCAACGCGTTGAGGATGTGTACACTTGATCGTCGATATCACGATCTCCGCGCCCAACGTCCCCACGTAACCGGCCACGCCATGGCATCGAGCGACACCGAGGCACTTTCGGAAATCTCTCCGAACGACCGTGAACCCGGATATGAATCCGGAAGCGAATCCGGCAGCGGATCCGATGGCCACTCCGCGGTGGCCGACCGTCGACGTTTTTTTGCGCTCGGTGCATCGGCGGCCGCTGGATTGGCCATCGGTCGTCAGCTGCAAGCTCAGCGGCCAGTGGGCAGACCCACGCCGCTGCCCGCGGGCACGAGCGCGGGACAGGATCCCTCCGCCCAATGGAAGGATCCACTCCTCCGACTCGTACGCCGGGTGACGATGGGCCTCGCGCCCGCGGACGTGGCGCTGGCCCGGCAGCTGGGCTACAACGGGTATCTCGAGTATCAGCTCCGTCCGGCCAGCATGGACGATGCGGCGCTCGAAAGCACGATCGCCTCGCGGTTGCCCATGACGCAGATGACCGCCGATCTGCTGCGCACCGCCGATGGTGGCGAAGTGGTGGCACAACTCGCCGATGCGGCCTGGTATCGCGCGGCCTTCGCGAAGGCGCAATTGCGTGAACGCATGATCGACTTCTGGACCGATCATTTCACGATCAGCATCAACAAGGTCGGCTTTCTCAAGATGGCCGACGACCGGGAAGTGATCCGCCCTCACGCACTGGGCAAATTTTCCGACCTGCTGCGCGCATCGGCGCACAGTGGGGCGATGCTGTACTATCTCGACCAGAATACCAGCCGCACGCCCACGCCGAACCAGAACTATGCGCGTGAGATCATGGAGCTCCACACCATGGGTGTGGATGGCGGCTACACCCAGACGGACGTCGCGGAGCTCTCGCGCATTCTGACCGGCTGGAGCATGACCAACACCGGCGCGTTCCGCTTCATCCGCTCCTATCACGATCGCAACGCGAAGACCTTCCTGGGACGCAGCTTTCCGGCCATGGCCACCACCGCCACCGACGCCCAGATGCAGAGCGAAGGGGACGCGGCCATCGACATGCTGCTGCAGCATCCGAGCACGGCCCGGTACATCGCGTGGAAGATGGCGCGTTGGCTGCTGGCCTATGAACCGCCCGTGTCGGTCGTGGAAGCCACGGCAGCCACCTTCACACGGACCGGCGGCGACATCCCGTCGATGATCCGCACGATTCTCGCCAGCAGGAACCTCCTGGCGGCGCCGGCGAAGTACAAACGCCCGTTTCACTATGCCGTGTCCGCATTGCGCGCGTTGGGCACCGACACGGTGAGCGTGCAGAACATCCGGTCCGTGCGCACGCGCGCCGATCAGATGGGCATGCCGCTGTTCCAGTGGGAGCAACCCAACGGGTACCCCGATCGCATCGACTGGTGGAGCGGCCTGGTGATCACGCGCTGGTCGTATGCCCAGGCGCTCTCCGTGCAGAACAGCGCGACGGCCACACGCGTCGACTCCATGCTCTTCCGTGCACCCGACAACGCCGACGGCGTAGTGGCGCAGATCGGCTCACGTTTCTTCGCCGGCGAGATGCCGGTCAGTCTGCGCACCGCGTTGCTCACCTATCTCAAGGGTGGCACGTACAACGACACCCGCGTGCGCGAGACGCTGTCCCTGGCGCTCTCCGCCCAGGAGTTCCAGTGGTATTGATCTTGGTACTGATCTTGGTACCGATCGCCCTCCCGTCACCGTCACTTCCCGTCTGCGCCGCATACCCATGACCGACCATCAGCACGACCCGGGATGTCAGGAGTACCATTCGCTCGCGCGCCGGGATTTTCTCACGTTGGCGGGCGGCGTGGGCATCAGCGCGCTGCTGCCGGCCTGGCTGCCCAAGGTGGTGCTCGCCCAGTCCGCGAACTCTTCGCGTGATGTGATCGTCTCGATTTTCCTGAGCGGTGGCACCGATGGCATGTCGCTGGTCGTGCCATTCGGTGATCCCGACTACTACACCGGGCGACCCACGCTGGCCATCCCCCGCCCCGACGCCGCCGGCACGGGCGCCAGGGCCGTGGCGTTGGACAATTTTT
The nucleotide sequence above comes from Gemmatimonas aurantiaca. Encoded proteins:
- a CDS encoding DUF1800 domain-containing protein; this translates as MASSDTEALSEISPNDREPGYESGSESGSGSDGHSAVADRRRFFALGASAAAGLAIGRQLQAQRPVGRPTPLPAGTSAGQDPSAQWKDPLLRLVRRVTMGLAPADVALARQLGYNGYLEYQLRPASMDDAALESTIASRLPMTQMTADLLRTADGGEVVAQLADAAWYRAAFAKAQLRERMIDFWTDHFTISINKVGFLKMADDREVIRPHALGKFSDLLRASAHSGAMLYYLDQNTSRTPTPNQNYAREIMELHTMGVDGGYTQTDVAELSRILTGWSMTNTGAFRFIRSYHDRNAKTFLGRSFPAMATTATDAQMQSEGDAAIDMLLQHPSTARYIAWKMARWLLAYEPPVSVVEATAATFTRTGGDIPSMIRTILASRNLLAAPAKYKRPFHYAVSALRALGTDTVSVQNIRSVRTRADQMGMPLFQWEQPNGYPDRIDWWSGLVITRWSYAQALSVQNSATATRVDSMLFRAPDNADGVVAQIGSRFFAGEMPVSLRTALLTYLKGGTYNDTRVRETLSLALSAQEFQWY
- a CDS encoding type II secretion system F family protein, producing MSPSHRWHYRAAHADGREVTGELSASTAQDALTQLRTASLWVIHLEPHDDTARSDPSSGLSAASLDTREHSRTLWTPSSWWARLSGQQAESLAVLVRGIATLLSAGVPIDKTLQHASTTAPEPWRAPLSRVRNAVRDGQPLSAACSAEAALPPMMGPTIAAAEATGTLPTAFVSLADYLERNADLQGRIRAALTYPVLLALSSAMATLVIVFVVVPRFSALLVDAGADLPFSTRLLVGVSAILSRWWWLWLGAIVSAPVLFRQWVRSPEGRRRWHTWRFGMPVWGNAEWHLDSARYLRTLALALTSGVSVLRAMALARHTVENGAFAERLEPVEARVRDGRPLGEAMGDLLPALPRQLLEAGEAAGALAPLAERAAAAAETEAQRTIARVVTLIEPLLILGLGGLVGFVALALLQAIYGLNAGGLP